The uncultured Cohaesibacter sp. genome segment GCATTTGGGCATTCCGCATTATGTGCTCGATTATGAAAGCCGCTTCAAGGAAGCGGTGATCGACCGCTTTGCTGAAAGCTATTTGGCGGGTGAAACGCCCGTGCCCTGCGTGACCTGTAATCAGACGGTCAAGTTCGAGGATTTGTTGGCCACCGCCAAGGAATTCGGCGCGGACTGCATGGCGACAGGCCATTATATTTCGTCAAAGATTGTGGGCAATCGTCGGGTTCTGTTCCGTCCATCCGATGAAGACCGGGATCAGACCTATTTCCTGTTTGCCACGACACAGGACCAGATCGACTTTTTGCGATTCCCGTTGGGCGGCATGCCAAAACCGGAAGCCCGTGCGCTGGCCCGTGAGCTTGGTTTGTCGGTGGCGGACAAGCAGGACAGTCAGGATATCTGCTTCGTGCCGACGGGCAAATATACCGATGTGATCGAACGCCTGCATCCCGGTGCTGCCGAGCCGGGGCAAATCGTGCATATCGATGGCCGCGTGTTGGGCGAGCATCAGGGCATCATCCGCTTCACAGTCGGTCAGCGTCGGGGGCTGGGTATTTCGTCCAGCGATCCGCTGTATGTTGTCAAGCTGGATGCCGAACGCAAACAGGTGATTGTCGGCCCGCGCGAGGCGCTGGTGACCCGTCGCCTGAAGCTGCGCGAAGTCAATTGGCTCGGGCCGCAAACGATTTCTGAAATTCCCCAGAGCGGTTTGGAAATCTTTGCCAAGGTGCGTTCGACACGGCCGCCTAAAGAAGCGCTGTTGTTTGCGATGGCGGATGGTTCGTTCGAAGTGGAATTGCTTGATGGCGAGCAGGGTGTTGCACCCGGGCAGGCCTGCGTCTTTTATGACGGCGTGGCAAAGGAAGCCCAGCTGTGGGGCGGTGGCTGGATTGCCAGCACGACCACGGAAGTGGCCATTCCTGCGTCAATCGGCATTGATGCCGCCGAGTGATAAAAGCAATCATGAGATTGAAAAAGCCGGGTCATTTGACCCGGCTTTTTTGTTGCTTGTCCAAGCTGGTCAGTCGTCGAGGCCATAGGCCAGCAATGGATCAAAGGCACCTTGAAGGAAAGGTTCGAATTTGCGCCATTGCTGTGAGCTGTCCTGATAGACGCTCTGGCGAACCTGTTGCTGGGATGCGGTGCGGACAATGCGCTGATTGTCTTGCGGCGAGAGAAGCCCTTCTTCCCAGTCGAGCGCCAGAAAGTCTGCCAAACGGCGGGTTTCGGCTTCCTGATTGGCGACCAGCCTATCATAATTGAGGCGGTAAATCTGATCGGGATATTCGGCGTTCCAATAGTCCATCAAGCCGCGATAAAGGTCGTAATAAGCGATCAGATCGCTGATATTGTAGCTATAGCCAAGGCCCTGATTGCCGAAGAAATGCTTGTAATTCGACCAGCATGTTGCCACCGGGTCGCGCTCGACATGGATGATCTTTGCTTCAGGGTAGACGGTGCGAATGAGATTGATGAAGCGGAAATTCTGCGGCATCTTGTCGGTCACAAGGGCATAACCACTGGCTTGAGACTGCAGAGCTGTTTGGAATATGTCTCTGAAGCCGTCGATGGTTTCAGATGTCAGACGGCTTTGCTCGCTGATCAGCGCGTTGCCCAGCGTGCCAAATTGCTCCAATTCCCCTGCTGCGCCAACGGTTGAGTGGGACGAAATAATTTGCTCGACCAGAGATGTGCCGGAGCGCGGCATCCCGAGAATGAAGATCGGCACGGTCTCTGCCGGAGCTGGCGCGGCAAAGTCTGCTTCTTTGATGAAGCGTGTGTGATAGGTGCGGATTTTGTCAAACAAAGCCCGGTCGGTCTCGATTGAATAATCGAGCATTCGGCTTCTGATATCATTGCCCTGATGTAGATAGGCAAGGGCAACATCCAGTTTGCCCAGGTCTTCATAGGCTTTGGACAAGGCAAAGGAAAGGCAGAATCGGCCTTCGTCGGACAGCTCACCCCCCTCAAGCATGCTGCGCATGGCTTTGACTTGCCAGTCTTCCTCTGTGAATTTTTTGATCGGGGTCAGCTTGTGATGGGCCCCAATATGGTGCGGGTTGCGCTCAAGCGTGTCATGGAAACTGGCGCGGGCACCATCAAGGTCGCCCATTTCAAGCAAAGCGAGGGCGAGATTATAGTGGGTTGAGGCCTCATTCGGGTTGAGCGCCAGCGATTTTTGAAAGCTCGCAATGGCCTCTTCATGCTGATCAAGATGGGTCAGCGCGCTGCCGCGGGCATTGTATAGAAAGATTGAGCCGGGAAAGTGGGGCAGGAGTTTGCCGGTCGCTTCGAGCGCTTCGGCGAATTGTTTGCGCTCCAGCAATTGTCCAAGCTGGACGGCGGCGGCCTGAGGCAGGTCGGCTGAGGCTGCTTTATCGCCATTGGAGGCACCAGTGGCATCGCTGGTGGGTGCGCCAGTAATGAGGGCTTCCAGTTTGGTCAGCTCTTCATTCTCTATTCCATGCAGCTTGGCCTGCTCCAGCACCGCTGCGGCTTCGGGGAACATGCTCAGTGCGACCAATGTGTCGATATAGCTGATCCAGAATTGTGGTAGATCGGGGCGTTGTTTGAGCGCCGTGCCAAAAAACTGGATGGCTTGGGTCGGTTTGCCAACCGCGACGGCAAGGCGGCCCATGTGATGATTGGCCCCCGGATGATCCGGCTCAGTGCGGAGTATCGCTGAGAAAGCCTCTTCAGCGGCCTGCCACTGACCATTTGTCAACGCTTGGGCCCCTTTGGTGATCAATTCTTCAGCGCTCAGGGTCATTTCAACCTCACTTTGCCATTGGTTTGCCGCTTTATTGCCGAATCAACATAAATCGGCGCTTTTGGTCAGCCTGCGGGAGAGGGGCAAAGATGGCAAGGGCAGGCAGGGCGACATGTGGAGCGCTGCACGTGTGACGCCCATAGAGACTGGATGAGCGAGAAGGCTTGATGGATGCCAAGGTGGAGGCAGCAAAGCGGGAAATCGCATACGCATTGAGAATACTGGCATAAGCAGCTGCTTACAGAGCGCAGAAGCAGCTTTTGTGCAATCGACCAGAGGGCTGTGTGGCGGCAGGTTGGGATCATCCGGTTCGAACCGGGCAACTCCAAATGCTTGTTTAAAAGGACACGCCGTTATGAAAAACACCATCCTGCTCACCGCTGCTATTATCGCCATCCCATTTGCTGCCAATGCCATGCCGGTTGTTGGTGATTATGTCGGGACCTCGCCTGATGCTGCTCGCGCTGCCCTTGCCACGGCTGGCTGCAAGGTTAGCAAGTTCGAAGCGGAAGGCGGCAAGATCGAAGCCAAATGCTATGAAGAATCCAACGCGCGCTGGGAAATTTATATCGATCCGAAATCCGGCAAAGTCACCAAGATCAAGGCAGACCACTAATGTCTTCCGCTTGCGAGAAGAATGGGGGCGATATCACATCGCCCTCTCTTTGGGATCCGCTGGTGCGGCTGACCCATTGGACAATAGCTGCCTCGGTGATCATCAACGGCCTGCTCAGCGATCCGGGCAAAGCTCTTCATGTGTGGGTGGGCTGGGCGACCCTTGGCGTCCTTGTGGTTCGACTGGTCTGGGGTTTGATCGGGCCAACTGAGGCTCGTTTCTCATCTTTCCTGCCGGATCCTCGGGCTGCTGCGAGCCATGTCATTGATCTTGTTCGAGGCAAAAGGCTGCGTGACTATCCCTCTCACAATCCGGCCGGTGCGATCATGGTCTATGCGCTGTGGGCTTCGCTGTCCGTGGTCATTGTGACGGGTCTCATCATGACCGATGCCAGCTCACCCATGCAGGTGGCTGCTGAACAGGCTGCGGTTGAAGCAGGTGACTGGTCGGTGCTTGCAAATAATTCGCTCGAGATCGAAAATGAGACCTATAAAGACGTAAAGCATATTGCAGGGGCCATTCATGAGACTGCGGCCAATCTGATCCTGTTCCTTGCGGTGCTGCATGTGCTAGGGGTATTTTTGGAGGGGCGAGCCATGCGGCGCAACCTTGTCAAACCGATGCTGTTTGGAGACAAAAAGTGACAATGACCTTTTCCTCGAAAGGTAAAACAGCCGCACTGACTCTGGTGATCCTGTTACAGGGCGTTGCTGCCATCTTCTATATGGCGGATGCGGTCGGCGATACCTTTCGAGGTGCCAAGACGATAGAGACCGCGATGGAGTTCTTTGCGTCGCTGATGCTGATCGCGGGGCTCATCTCGGGCATCCTTCTGTTGCGCAATCTGATGGGAAAGCTTGCTGATTCCAATCGGGCGCTTGATGTTGCCAAGGGGCAATTGTCCCGCGTGGTTGAGTTGCAGTTCGAGGTTTGGGCCTTGACCCCTGCGGAACGGGAGGTGGCTCTATTTGCCTTGAAGGGTCTGGACGCGGCTGAAATTGCGGCTCTGAGAGGGGCGGCCAAAGGCACGGTTCGGGCGCAACTCACCCGGATCTATGCTAAGGCAGGCGTTTCCAACCGGGCGCAACTGGCGGCTTTCTTTGTCGAAGATTTGCTTTCCGGCCCTGTGGAAGCCCATCCGCAATGAGGCTGAGATCAAGATCAAGGCTTCTCATTGCCGGGTCACGAAGGACGCTCGGTTGTCGTTATCTTTGAGAGTCGATGGCCAGTCTCGCTGCCAGACCGGCGAAAACGGTTCCCAATAGATAGTGCGAAAGATTTTTGATCTTCCTGTTTCCAGAGATCAACGTGCTGACGCGACTGGTTGCAAGGATGACGGCACCATTCACGAAAAAGCCGATCAGATTCAATATCGTCGCCAGTATCATGATTTGAAGTGAAATTGCCCCAGCCTGTGGATCGAGGAATTGGGGGAAAAGTGCCAGGACGAAAATCGCCATCTTGGGATTCAACAGATTGGTCAAAAGCCCTTGTTTGAACATTGTCGATGCGGAGCGCTTGGTCCGTTCGGTGTTCAGGTGGCTTGGTCCATCTTCCTTGGCTGTGAAGGCATGCCACGCCAAATAGAGCAAATAGGCAGCACCTGCATATCGAACCAGATCATAGGCGACGGGCACAGCAAGGAAGAGTTGCGACAAGCCAAAGGCTGCAGCGAGCGCGTGGGCATAGGTGCCTGCTGCAATGCCAGCCCACGTGGCAAGCCCGGCACCTCGGCCTTGAGCGGCGGTGCGCGATGCAATCAGCAACATGTCTGGCCCCGGCGATAGGGTCAAGGCAAGGGCCGCCAAAGAGAAAACCATCAGTGTTGAATAGTCCATCAAGGTCAAAGCTCCATCGAGGAAAAGTGGCTTTACAACATGGAATTGGGGTCAGGCAACACTCGCTCGATTTGCTGTAACCGCTCTCGCACCCTCTAATC includes the following:
- a CDS encoding PepSY domain-containing protein translates to MKNTILLTAAIIAIPFAANAMPVVGDYVGTSPDAARAALATAGCKVSKFEAEGGKIEAKCYEESNARWEIYIDPKSGKVTKIKADH
- a CDS encoding LysE family translocator, with the translated sequence MMDYSTLMVFSLAALALTLSPGPDMLLIASRTAAQGRGAGLATWAGIAAGTYAHALAAAFGLSQLFLAVPVAYDLVRYAGAAYLLYLAWHAFTAKEDGPSHLNTERTKRSASTMFKQGLLTNLLNPKMAIFVLALFPQFLDPQAGAISLQIMILATILNLIGFFVNGAVILATSRVSTLISGNRKIKNLSHYLLGTVFAGLAARLAIDSQR
- a CDS encoding cytochrome b/b6 domain-containing protein, with translation MSSACEKNGGDITSPSLWDPLVRLTHWTIAASVIINGLLSDPGKALHVWVGWATLGVLVVRLVWGLIGPTEARFSSFLPDPRAAASHVIDLVRGKRLRDYPSHNPAGAIMVYALWASLSVVIVTGLIMTDASSPMQVAAEQAAVEAGDWSVLANNSLEIENETYKDVKHIAGAIHETAANLILFLAVLHVLGVFLEGRAMRRNLVKPMLFGDKK
- the mnmA gene encoding tRNA 2-thiouridine(34) synthase MnmA, with protein sequence MMLNSLDLPGRPEDTRVVVAMSGGVDSSVTAALLKHQGYDVIGVTLQLYDHGKAMHRAGACCAGQDIQDARRVAEHLGIPHYVLDYESRFKEAVIDRFAESYLAGETPVPCVTCNQTVKFEDLLATAKEFGADCMATGHYISSKIVGNRRVLFRPSDEDRDQTYFLFATTQDQIDFLRFPLGGMPKPEARALARELGLSVADKQDSQDICFVPTGKYTDVIERLHPGAAEPGQIVHIDGRVLGEHQGIIRFTVGQRRGLGISSSDPLYVVKLDAERKQVIVGPREALVTRRLKLREVNWLGPQTISEIPQSGLEIFAKVRSTRPPKEALLFAMADGSFEVELLDGEQGVAPGQACVFYDGVAKEAQLWGGGWIASTTTEVAIPASIGIDAAE
- a CDS encoding helix-turn-helix transcriptional regulator; this encodes MTFSSKGKTAALTLVILLQGVAAIFYMADAVGDTFRGAKTIETAMEFFASLMLIAGLISGILLLRNLMGKLADSNRALDVAKGQLSRVVELQFEVWALTPAEREVALFALKGLDAAEIAALRGAAKGTVRAQLTRIYAKAGVSNRAQLAAFFVEDLLSGPVEAHPQ
- a CDS encoding sulfotransferase, coding for MTLSAEELITKGAQALTNGQWQAAEEAFSAILRTEPDHPGANHHMGRLAVAVGKPTQAIQFFGTALKQRPDLPQFWISYIDTLVALSMFPEAAAVLEQAKLHGIENEELTKLEALITGAPTSDATGASNGDKAASADLPQAAAVQLGQLLERKQFAEALEATGKLLPHFPGSIFLYNARGSALTHLDQHEEAIASFQKSLALNPNEASTHYNLALALLEMGDLDGARASFHDTLERNPHHIGAHHKLTPIKKFTEEDWQVKAMRSMLEGGELSDEGRFCLSFALSKAYEDLGKLDVALAYLHQGNDIRSRMLDYSIETDRALFDKIRTYHTRFIKEADFAAPAPAETVPIFILGMPRSGTSLVEQIISSHSTVGAAGELEQFGTLGNALISEQSRLTSETIDGFRDIFQTALQSQASGYALVTDKMPQNFRFINLIRTVYPEAKIIHVERDPVATCWSNYKHFFGNQGLGYSYNISDLIAYYDLYRGLMDYWNAEYPDQIYRLNYDRLVANQEAETRRLADFLALDWEEGLLSPQDNQRIVRTASQQQVRQSVYQDSSQQWRKFEPFLQGAFDPLLAYGLDD